From a single Nicotiana tomentosiformis chromosome 2, ASM39032v3, whole genome shotgun sequence genomic region:
- the LOC104116724 gene encoding uncharacterized protein isoform X1, translating to MLYWKENNLLDSCKVCGASRWKTDKHSGEAKNKNGKKIASKTLHYFSLKPRLQRLFMSTKTSFLMTWHHNERVDDRTMRHPADSMAWKLFDELHPSFAAEPRNVRLGLASDGFQPFRNSKTSYSIWPVVLIPYNLPPWLCMKQQNFIMSMLIPVPDSPGDTIDIYLQPLIEELNELWEIGSETFDASTRQNFKLHTSLLWTINDFPAYGNLSGWSTKGKLACPYCNIDTSSIRLKNSKKQCFMGHRRYLPLNHKWRNDKESFDGTKDKRLPPKMCYGIEILNQVEDLKGFQLTKDPKKRIKISHDVRKDNWNKRSIFFELPYGKSLLLRHNLDVMHIEKNICDNILGMIMNAKGKTKDTIKTRLDWQEMNIRPELHPIKNGEKYEVPTACYTLSPQEKHNICLFLKNLKVPDGFSSNISQCVNLKEHRISGLKSHDCHVLLQHLLPLALRGMLSKTVCEPLIELSLFFNVLGAKVLRTNDLDQIEAQIPITLCKLEKVFSPSFFDVMVHLPTHLANEIKLAGPVQYRWMYPIERWLYFLKSLIGNRACPECSIAEGYLANECMTLCSLYLHRIDTKFNRPERNYDGGLKNSDGGLSLFCKSGKTLGAPKHHDLEADELEQAHIYILKNCYEVLPFLEFDMKPSKNENEMASTVKTTTKYAFVAPGAIGKGRGRGLKSIYSLGVSGPDILSSQSTDQVMQYNQIVETSAVVKGQGRGLRSMCSLGVSGLGPTNKNSLVLEKGDVQTDIPSFSSTDDVMQYIQQNSMSALGKGRGQELRSICSLEEYENEERSFHQNAHYASQSMSRPSKSTMFAAQGLRTMNKNPLVHDKENVKTNILFSPSDDQVMQSTQKVKTSTLGKGRRRELRSMCSFEESENEERSFHHNAHYASQSMSRPSKSTRLDTTMFSAQGVQTKNKNSLVHDKENMQTDIPFSPSIDQVMQSTQTVETR from the exons ATGTTATATTGGAAGGAAAATAACTTACTTGATTCCTGTAAAGTCTGTGGTGCATCCAGATGGAAAACAGATAAACATAGCGGGGAAGCAAAGAATAAGAATGGTAAAAAAATAGCATCAAAGACGTTACACTATTTTTCATTGAAGCCTAGGCTTCAAAGGTTGTTTATGTCTACAAAGACATCTTTTCTAATGACATGGCATCATAATGAAAGAGTTGATGATAGAACAATGAGGCACCCAGCTGATTCAATGGCATGGAAATTATTTGATGAACTTCATCCCTCATTTGCGGCTGAGCCTCGTAATGTTCGACTTGGACTTGCTAGTGATGGATTCCAGCCATTTAGAAATTCAAAAACCTCATATAGTATTTGGCCTGTGGTACTTATTCCTTATAATTTACCACCTTGGTTATGTATGAAACAGCAAAATTTCATTATGTCCATGCTTATTCCTGTTCCCGATAGTCCAGGTGATACAATTGACATATATCTTCAACCTTTGATAGAGGAATTAAATGAGTTATGGGAAATTGGTAGTGAGACATTTGATGCATCAACTCGACAGAATTTTAAGTTACATACTTCTTTGTTATGGACCATCAATGACTTTCCAGCATATGGAAATTTATCTGGATGGAGTACAAAAGGCAAATTAGCATGTCCATATTGCAACATTGACACTTCCTCAATCAGATTGAAGAATAGTAAGAAGCAATGTTTTATGGGTCATCGGCGTTACCTTCCTCTTAATCACAAATGGAGGAATGATAAGGAGTCATTTGATGGCACAAAAGATAAAAGGCTCCCACCAAAAATGTGTTATGGTATTGAGATACTTAATCAAGTGGAAGATCTTAAAGGGTTCCAATTGACAAAGGATCCAAAGAAAAGGATCAAGATATCACATGATGTTCGAAAAGATAATTGGAATAAGAGGAGTATCTTTTTTGAACTTCCATACGGGAAATCTCTCTTGTTGCGACATAATTTGGATGTTATGCATATCGAAAAAAATATTTGTGATAATATTTTGGGGATGATAATGAATGCCAAAGGAAAGACCAAGGATACCATTAAAACTCGACTAGATTGGCAAGAAATGAACATTAGACCGGAATTGCACCCTATtaaaaatggagaaaaatatGAAGTTCCAACTGCATGTTATACATTATCTCCCCAAGAAAAGCACAACATATGCCTTTTCTTAAAGAATTTAAAGGTTCCAGATGGATTTTCATCTAATATTTCTCAATGTGTTAACTTGAAAGAGCACAGGATTTCTGGCTTAAAGAGTCATGATTGTCATGTTCTTCTACAACATTTACTCCCTCTTGCACTACGTGGTATGTTGTCTAAAACAGTGTGTGAACCCCTTATCGAGTTGTCTTTATTTTTTAATGTGCTGGGAGCAAAGGTATTAAGGACTAATGACTTGGATCAGATTGAAGCTCAAATTCCTATAACTCTTTGCAAGTTAGAAAAGGTCTTCTCTCCTTCATTTTTTGATGTCATGGTGCACTTGCCTACTCACTTAGCTAATGAAATTAAGCTTGCTGGACCTGTTCAGTATCGGTGGATGTATCCTATAGAACGATGGTTATATTTTTTGAAATCTCTCATTGGTAATAGGGCTTGTCCAGAATGTTCCATTGCAGAGGGTTACCTTGCAAATGAATGTATGACCTTATGTTCATTGTATCTGCATAGAATCGACACAAAGTTTAATCGGCCAGAACGAAATTATGATGGTGGTTTAAAAAATTCTGATGGAGGTTTATCTTTATTTTGTAAATCTGGAAAAACTTTAGGAGCTCCAAAACATCATGATCTTGAAGCAGATGAATTAGAGCAAGCACATATATACATACTGAAGAATTGTTATGAAGTTCTACCATTTCTAGA GTTTGATATGAAACCTTCAAAGAATGAAAATGAGATGGCATCCACTGTGAAAACCACTACCAAATATGCATTTGTTGCACCAGGTGCTATAGGGAAGGGACGAGGGAGAGGGCTTAAATCTATATACTCTTTAGGGGTATCTGGACCAGATATTCTATCCTCTCAGTCTACTGATCAAGTTATGCAGTACAACCAAATTGTTGAAACGA GTGCAGTAGTGAAGGGACAAGGGCGAGGGCTTAGATCTATGTGTTCTTTAGGGGTATCTGGACTGGGACCAACGAATAAAAATTCATTGGTTCTTGAGAAAGGGGATGTGCAAACTGATATTCCATCTTTTTCATCTACTGATGATGTTATGCAATACATCCAACAAAATTCAATGA GTGCTCTAGGGAAGGGACGAGGGCAAGAACTTAGATCTATATGCTCCCTTGAAGAGTATGAAAATGAGGAGCGATCCTTCCATCAGAATGCTCATTATGCCAGTCAAAGTATGTCAAGACCTTCTAAGAGCACCATGTTTGCTGCTCAAGGATTGCGAACAATGAATAAAAACCCTTTGGTTCATGACAAAGAGAATGTGAAAACTAATATTCTGTTTTCTCCTTCTGATGATCAAGTTATGCAATCCACCCAAAAAGTGAAAACAA GTACTCTAGGGAAAGGACGAAGGCGAGAGCTTAGATCTATGTGCTCCTTTGAAGAGTctgaaaatgaggaacgatccttTCATCATAATGCTCATTATGCAAGTCAAAGCATGTCAAGACCTTCTAAGAGTACAAGATTAGACACAACCATGTTTTCCGCTCAAGGAGTGCAAACAAAGAATAAAAACTCTTTGGTTCATGACAAAGAGAATATGCAAACTGATATTCCATTTTCTCCTTCTATTGATCAAGTTATGCAGTCCACCCAAACAGTTGAAACAA GATAA
- the LOC104116724 gene encoding uncharacterized protein isoform X2 → MLYWKENNLLDSCKVCGASRWKTDKHSGEAKNKNGKKIASKTLHYFSLKPRLQRLFMSTKTSFLMTWHHNERVDDRTMRHPADSMAWKLFDELHPSFAAEPRNVRLGLASDGFQPFRNSKTSYSIWPVVLIPYNLPPWLCMKQQNFIMSMLIPVPDSPGDTIDIYLQPLIEELNELWEIGSETFDASTRQNFKLHTSLLWTINDFPAYGNLSGWSTKGKLACPYCNIDTSSIRLKNSKKQCFMGHRRYLPLNHKWRNDKESFDGTKDKRLPPKMCYGIEILNQVEDLKGFQLTKDPKKRIKISHDVRKDNWNKRSIFFELPYGKSLLLRHNLDVMHIEKNICDNILGMIMNAKGKTKDTIKTRLDWQEMNIRPELHPIKNGEKYEVPTACYTLSPQEKHNICLFLKNLKVPDGFSSNISQCVNLKEHRISGLKSHDCHVLLQHLLPLALRGMLSKTVCEPLIELSLFFNVLGAKVLRTNDLDQIEAQIPITLCKLEKVFSPSFFDVMVHLPTHLANEIKLAGPVQYRWMYPIERWLYFLKSLIGNRACPECSIAEGYLANECMTLCSLYLHRIDTKFNRPERNYDGGLKNSDGGLSLFCKSGKTLGAPKHHDLEADELEQAHIYILKNCYEVLPFLEFDMKPSKNENEMASTVKTTTKYAFVAPGAIGKGRGRGLKSIYSLGVSGPDILSSQSTDQVMQYNQIVETSAVVKGQGRGLRSMCSLGVSGLGPTNKNSLVLEKGDVQTDIPSFSSTDDVMQYIQQNSMSTLGKGRRRELRSMCSFEESENEERSFHHNAHYASQSMSRPSKSTRLDTTMFSAQGVQTKNKNSLVHDKENMQTDIPFSPSIDQVMQSTQTVETR, encoded by the exons ATGTTATATTGGAAGGAAAATAACTTACTTGATTCCTGTAAAGTCTGTGGTGCATCCAGATGGAAAACAGATAAACATAGCGGGGAAGCAAAGAATAAGAATGGTAAAAAAATAGCATCAAAGACGTTACACTATTTTTCATTGAAGCCTAGGCTTCAAAGGTTGTTTATGTCTACAAAGACATCTTTTCTAATGACATGGCATCATAATGAAAGAGTTGATGATAGAACAATGAGGCACCCAGCTGATTCAATGGCATGGAAATTATTTGATGAACTTCATCCCTCATTTGCGGCTGAGCCTCGTAATGTTCGACTTGGACTTGCTAGTGATGGATTCCAGCCATTTAGAAATTCAAAAACCTCATATAGTATTTGGCCTGTGGTACTTATTCCTTATAATTTACCACCTTGGTTATGTATGAAACAGCAAAATTTCATTATGTCCATGCTTATTCCTGTTCCCGATAGTCCAGGTGATACAATTGACATATATCTTCAACCTTTGATAGAGGAATTAAATGAGTTATGGGAAATTGGTAGTGAGACATTTGATGCATCAACTCGACAGAATTTTAAGTTACATACTTCTTTGTTATGGACCATCAATGACTTTCCAGCATATGGAAATTTATCTGGATGGAGTACAAAAGGCAAATTAGCATGTCCATATTGCAACATTGACACTTCCTCAATCAGATTGAAGAATAGTAAGAAGCAATGTTTTATGGGTCATCGGCGTTACCTTCCTCTTAATCACAAATGGAGGAATGATAAGGAGTCATTTGATGGCACAAAAGATAAAAGGCTCCCACCAAAAATGTGTTATGGTATTGAGATACTTAATCAAGTGGAAGATCTTAAAGGGTTCCAATTGACAAAGGATCCAAAGAAAAGGATCAAGATATCACATGATGTTCGAAAAGATAATTGGAATAAGAGGAGTATCTTTTTTGAACTTCCATACGGGAAATCTCTCTTGTTGCGACATAATTTGGATGTTATGCATATCGAAAAAAATATTTGTGATAATATTTTGGGGATGATAATGAATGCCAAAGGAAAGACCAAGGATACCATTAAAACTCGACTAGATTGGCAAGAAATGAACATTAGACCGGAATTGCACCCTATtaaaaatggagaaaaatatGAAGTTCCAACTGCATGTTATACATTATCTCCCCAAGAAAAGCACAACATATGCCTTTTCTTAAAGAATTTAAAGGTTCCAGATGGATTTTCATCTAATATTTCTCAATGTGTTAACTTGAAAGAGCACAGGATTTCTGGCTTAAAGAGTCATGATTGTCATGTTCTTCTACAACATTTACTCCCTCTTGCACTACGTGGTATGTTGTCTAAAACAGTGTGTGAACCCCTTATCGAGTTGTCTTTATTTTTTAATGTGCTGGGAGCAAAGGTATTAAGGACTAATGACTTGGATCAGATTGAAGCTCAAATTCCTATAACTCTTTGCAAGTTAGAAAAGGTCTTCTCTCCTTCATTTTTTGATGTCATGGTGCACTTGCCTACTCACTTAGCTAATGAAATTAAGCTTGCTGGACCTGTTCAGTATCGGTGGATGTATCCTATAGAACGATGGTTATATTTTTTGAAATCTCTCATTGGTAATAGGGCTTGTCCAGAATGTTCCATTGCAGAGGGTTACCTTGCAAATGAATGTATGACCTTATGTTCATTGTATCTGCATAGAATCGACACAAAGTTTAATCGGCCAGAACGAAATTATGATGGTGGTTTAAAAAATTCTGATGGAGGTTTATCTTTATTTTGTAAATCTGGAAAAACTTTAGGAGCTCCAAAACATCATGATCTTGAAGCAGATGAATTAGAGCAAGCACATATATACATACTGAAGAATTGTTATGAAGTTCTACCATTTCTAGA GTTTGATATGAAACCTTCAAAGAATGAAAATGAGATGGCATCCACTGTGAAAACCACTACCAAATATGCATTTGTTGCACCAGGTGCTATAGGGAAGGGACGAGGGAGAGGGCTTAAATCTATATACTCTTTAGGGGTATCTGGACCAGATATTCTATCCTCTCAGTCTACTGATCAAGTTATGCAGTACAACCAAATTGTTGAAACGA GTGCAGTAGTGAAGGGACAAGGGCGAGGGCTTAGATCTATGTGTTCTTTAGGGGTATCTGGACTGGGACCAACGAATAAAAATTCATTGGTTCTTGAGAAAGGGGATGTGCAAACTGATATTCCATCTTTTTCATCTACTGATGATGTTATGCAATACATCCAACAAAATTCAATGA GTACTCTAGGGAAAGGACGAAGGCGAGAGCTTAGATCTATGTGCTCCTTTGAAGAGTctgaaaatgaggaacgatccttTCATCATAATGCTCATTATGCAAGTCAAAGCATGTCAAGACCTTCTAAGAGTACAAGATTAGACACAACCATGTTTTCCGCTCAAGGAGTGCAAACAAAGAATAAAAACTCTTTGGTTCATGACAAAGAGAATATGCAAACTGATATTCCATTTTCTCCTTCTATTGATCAAGTTATGCAGTCCACCCAAACAGTTGAAACAA GATAA